AGAGAACAACCTTAATTACAAATTCTAATCCTAATGAGATTCAAtctcttatttaaaaaataaataaataaaaggactaaaaataaatatagttcTTATTAAGCTGAAATTTCAGATGAGctcattcatttttattttttatcaagtCATTGTCTGTGTCACATTCTGAGTCCAATAACTATTTCTTGGACTGGTGCTAGCAATTGGTTAGTAAAACAATTAACAACCACTGGTGTATTTTTTTCCTTTGGTATTAGACTATACTCCTAAACAGCAAACCATTTCCTTAAACTAAGGGCCGATTAGACGTACAATTTAAATCCCTAGAACAGCTAAAATCTGGCTAATAGCAtggcttaatttgttaatcATCATTATTAAAAGATTAGAAGacatccaaataaataaaataaagttatttTGATAGTTTTATGCAGATCAACACTCCCAATCAACATATGAACTAGCTAGCTAGAAGATCAACtctaaaagtatattttttccttttatttgtcttcttcatttatatatgaaaatgttatttattttgataatattattccTGATTGATgtagtatattattatttttttaaagtgtACAATTTAGATAAGTAAAATAATGTATCAAAGGTTTTAATAAGatgatatgaaaataattaaatagcaTTAATCTTACTTTTGATTTCAAAATCTAGTTTTTAAttataggcttaattccttaaaaaaccctcaccttacactttttcttcgtttataccctgaccttgtaaaaacaccatttgtaccaaattttgggtttttatgtttcatctctacccaaaagcattaaattgtatttttttcatttggaaaagagtttaaaacatacttttttctattttaaaatatacaaataaatccttaaacttaaaaaataatcaaatacatccaaataattaattaattttttttaatttgataaaataaaaaaaaataaaaaaaattattattatttttaattttttgtcggaaatatttttaaaaaaattaaaaaaaaactcgaaatattttttaaaaaaattaaaaaaaattattattattttttaatttttttgaaaaagatggtatttttgtattattaataatattaatatctaattagtatataagttaaaaatgaaggattgttttaaactttttttcaaatgaaaagagtacaatttaatgcttttgggtagagatgaaacataaaaactcaaaattgggtacaaatggtgtttttacaaggtcagggtataaacgaaaaaaaaatgcaaggtggggtttttttaaggaattaagccttaattATATTTACATTCTGTTGAAACAATTATAATCAATTGTTAAATATTGACATCCCAACTACTAGTTGCATGTGctccatttttattttgagTATGTGAAGTTAGTAAATAATGAgcattaaaaatagaaaatatataataatgcAATGTTATGATGCAACTAGACAATGTCTATAAATCAAATCAAGTAAAGTCAGCGATATTATTATCTTATTATATACTATTAAATGCAACTAAATAGAGTGCAAGAGTGTTTGATAAGTATGTTGCTTCTAGCAAGTTGTTAAAAGTCTTTCTCCTTGTTAAAATTAACCATTAAAAATGGATCAATGAATATGACACTTTAAATTCCATTTTAactgtttttattatttttctaattcttCTACTTGACACAAATTCTTCTCTCACctaatatactaaaaaataatgCTAATTTCATATTTTCATGTTACATTAAATGAAGATTTCTAACAAAAGATAGTAATTGAAGAGAgtaaataaattacataaaaaaattattatcattatataatatccaatataattatgttaattagATTATAACAAATgaagtatataatttttttttgatggatAATGATTATATTAAAACGCCATAAGTAATGACAAACCAACACAATTGAAAGGTTATGCACAATCGACTATGAGTTTCAGGGTGAGgaaacaaaacattacaaaagtcTTACAAAAAGAATACAACCTGAAATCAAAAAGAAATCGGAACCCGAATAAAAAAAGGTACTATATAAACTCTTGTAAACAAAATCCATTTTAATGAAACTTCTTTAGACCAAATCTATAAATGACGTAGCTTTTTAATTAAAGATTCGGGTGTTACGACTCTTTCAAATTGCCCAGCTGATTTCGTCCCATAAAatataccaattttttttattagggatggcaatggggtgGGGTGGGAATGAGAAAACTATCCCCATTCCCGTCCCTGTTTTTATGGAGAATCCTCATCtccattttcatttatttaatggAGATTAATCCATTTTCAACCCCATTTCCGTGAATTTCCCATCTCATAAGGATCCTCACATTcctgtataattttaatataaatatttaaatatttttattatatttatgaaacatttgaaaaaacaaatatgaactatttaatatcaataatataaaatattataaaattaaattatctcaaaaattaaataatcatctaaaatattcagtaattttaaatattaaaaagtaatcaaaataaaataaaaaattctctaaatttttttatctcgtTTCGTAAGTAATAAAAAgtatttttcaaacaaaaaagtaattattttctcttaaataattaaattgaattattaaaattgtgaataatatattaaaaattgtaatataaattatataaaaataaaccaaattcCATGGAGACGGAGATGGAGATCTCCATGTGATGGGGACTACATCCCCCGTCCCATCCCCGTAGATGAGGAATAATCTTTCCCCATATCTCTGTATCCGTAAGGGTAATTGGTAAAAAATTTCCGCTCCACTAGGGGCGAGTGCCCATGGGGATTGGGGAATCCCCTCCCCATTACCATCTCTAATTTTTATGGGcattataataaattagtattatccattgaacaaaaaaaatcttCGAAAGAGTGAGGGAGAACCCAAAGGATTCCAAGTTTATAGATCACACAGTTCCAAACTGAAATAGCAAACTTACATTGAAATACTTACTTACAAACTTTTTCTTTGAAACTTACTTACAAACTTATATACTAGGAAAAACCACAAAACTACCCACAAGAACCGTTCAAATATACGCTTTAAGCTTAAAAATTCATAGTcgcataaaaattaaaaaatatatatttttattttcgcctataaaaaatatatcgATACATATTTGTCTTTAAAAACATATATCGATACATATTTGTTACATCAATATATCACTAATACATCGATACATCTCTtatataaaacttaaaagtaaaaaaattttaGATATTAAGTGAAAACATGAAGcgtagaaaacaaaaaaaaattgtttaaaaaatgatcaattCTATACTTCTTCTGTAATTTCTCATATATACTATGCTTATGATAATAAATATGGGATCTTGgtaaaataaatcctaacatttcacctttttagcgatttaaacctaacgtttaaaattttacgaaataaattccaatttttcaatttttgcagTTTGTAGCCTCGTCTATAATTTCAGctattttgtcttttttatgcTACAAAGTGCCAAAAtatgaaaggtttgaattttatttgtaatttttttaaacgttcggatttaatATGTCAATAATATGGCTGTCACATATGCAAAAAATGGCGAAAAACAATTTGggctacaaaataaaaaattaaaaaggttaagatttgttttgtaacattttaaacattaggcttaaatcgcaaaaagtgagatgttatgatttgttttgccaATAAAACACAATATATCGGCTTTAACCATTTTGGGctcagaaaataaaataaagacgtcttatttcaaatttattatcactttcaattttatatacaattttcaaatataattaattaattatattccaatttatattttcactcatatttatgttttctttataTACAttaacaaatcatataaacatactATGCATCaataaagaatataaaaaatacaagaaaaattattttaaatttattaaatcttataacaaaacataaatattttgagATATTACGAAATGAAAtagtgtataattttttttaaaaactgatggaataaaaagtaaataagaAAAATGGTGAAAGTGAGAATAACAACAAATATACACACATTAATGTGCTTAGTATTACAAAATTGGATACCATGATTGATTTCACtatcaatcaaaataaaaattggatGGTCCACTTggttaaaaattaaagaataaggCCATAAATATGTCTTATCTTTAAGAGAACTTTGATAAGGAACACACACTGTCTTGGCATCAAGTAGATTCAGAAAGTGGACTCTCttctttcaaaatattttacgaACATTAAATTTTTGCTACTTGTTTAGGTAATCTAAGAAGCTAGAAGCAAAGCAAGAGACGCTCAAAATATCAAgaaagtaaaaatttaattttcttttagggTACTTTTAATTCAAAGTTGAGAATCAAAATGAGAATCAAAATATGAGTGATAGAGAATGAAAAAGAACTAACTGGAAAacgaattataaattttaatgtattttacgATTATTATATGAATTTTCAATATCAAAcatgaactatcaattttttacaCTTCAAAAAAGTGTTAATGTGAATGTTGGATGAGTATACATTCTACTTCCCACATCAGCATTTCTTTATCAAAAGATTATCAAGTATcttgaattgcaaaaaagaaaTGATATTTCTTATCTAACAttgtcaaaatctaaaattcgtgttgtaattgcaaaactcattaaaatttatgattttaacttGCATTGAActcaaataaaaatgattacTTTAATTTCTATGTTGTTTGATTGAATAGAAcatgaaaattaaaatcaaaacaaatgtCAGTGATCTTCAGTATTAAAAGTACACACTACCAGCACCATGTGTTacatttcattttcattcaTGCCATAATCAGATACCATAAAGACAGGCATCAAAACCATATCTTCATCCCAATTTATTTCTCAGATGATCCAAGATACATAAACAAAAATCATGTTTCCACTCATCGGAAAGCAAATTCGAGGCAAGCTAGACTAAAAGAATGTTAAGAGAAAACTCCGTACGAGCTGCTATACTTAAAGACAGGTTAACAATATTGTTCGGATTTCTATAGAGAACTGATTACAGAGTTTACTATAACAAAGCTCGTCGTTCACCTTTGCAAGCACCCAGTACTAGATAGGACTCAGATAATTAGCAAATCTACCTGGCATCAAGAGAAGGAAAGCGTAAAGAACAATTTAGACGGAAATACAAAAGTTGCTTTTCGTAGCTTAACATTTGTTTGTATTCCgcataaaaaagaaattaacctACATCAAAGCGAGCGCATAGATGTTATAACAGCTCTATTTTAAAACAGTAGGTAGTTGAGATGCAATTCAGTAATTGGAAATTGGTGAAACTGATTACTAAGGCAAAGTACATTGCAATTATAAATTTTCAACCACGAGAGCAATACCAACAGAAAACTGATACAGACACTACTTACGCACAACAGAGTTTCACGAAACAAATGCGTTGGATTCCTACCAGAAAATAGGTGCTTTTGTTTAATCTCCAAATAACATGAAAGTTAACACATTCCTCAACAATACTTGGTACTTTTCTCCTCACTTACTAGAATAATGATTTCATCAGAAAATAGGTGCTTTTGTTTAATCTCCAAATAACAATTGATGTGTGAAATAATCACTCCACTTACTAAAAGATCATTGGCACAACCAGAGAGTGTTAAATAATCATCTGTTGATTtgtcaaataattaaatgattctGAAAACGCAATATTTCAAACCATGTCGCCAAATTGCATAATAGACAAGATGCATCCCCGGGctcttttttcattttacatAAATGACCATACACAtcatattcaaatttttttgtaataaattagCCATCTCCAGCAATCATTTGATATCATTTCTTTCAAACTCATATGTTGTCACAGACTCATAGTGTTCCAGATCCCCGATGCATAGTCTTCATCATCACTTTAAGCAGTGATGCATTATTGCCTTTCCCATTATGCTTTTTAAATATAGCTACTTATCATCATTTACCATTTCTTGTAAGGAAGCTTATGGTGAATTCATAATGTGAGCAGCAGACTTGGCTTCTTTCTTAAGCATTTTGAGCAATAAATTGTATTGATATTCaccaaattgaaaattatacTTATCAATAATATCTTGGATAGGAAAATTGATAGGGCCTTCTAAATAAGTGCAAACCTAGGTGATCTAATGTTAATGTATTGAAGGAATCTAATAATTATGGACCTAAACCGATTAGAATGCAACATTTTCTGCTTCCGAGTAAAATCCAAGACACgaaagaattaaatttttaaaatccatgaaTCTAATAAAATCTATGGTTTCAAATCCATggaatttgaaaatgaaatccATGGATTTAAGATTTCAGCATTTGGatagaatataaaatcaatgaatTTATAGCGatgataattttaataaataaaatattataacaattcatcgtgttaaaaaaattagggaTTTGAATGAATTTGGAGGATGGTGGATTCTCTATCACTTTTTAACATACCAAATGATGGATTTCGTTTAAACGCCTGGATTTTGTAAAATTCATTGATTTCGGTCATCTAAAATTTCTCAATCTAAGCGATGCCGAATTTTTTTTCACCATTTGcacattaaattttttataagttcTTAATGGTAAAAATCATCAATACAGTTATAAAGAAGAGCAAAGAAGTTACTAGGTAAAAAGATCACAAAGTAGTAATCTGGTTAATGAAAGATCAATTTTATTCCTCAAGACTGCAGCTATGATCTCAAAATTCTATTTTCTTAGTTTTACTTGGTATCCATAGAAACTCATAGAAAATTTAGCAGGTGTACACAACACTCAAACATTATTcagtaaaaaaattcaaacacggTTAGGCCTAGAATAGATACTAAACTGTGCACCTACAAATACAATACATCTTAGTAACCTTGCAAAGCCCTATAAGAAAGATACACCTTCTATATAATCCGCGTTTAACCCTCATATTCTTAATGTCTTGCTCTCATGTCATAATTCTTGCTGCTTCAGCAAAAACACTCTCTCGTGACACACCTAACCTTCACGAATCCAAGTCATCAATCTAAAACATTACGTCTAATAACCATTGAAGTAATACACATTAATACATGAGTTCTACTAATACTATTCCCTTGTTCCAAACTAAGTGCACAGTTATTTTACACCATCTATCCCATCAATTTTGTTCATAActacaataaaaaataactatGCAATGAAAACCTACGCATATAGCACTAACACTGGTTCTCAAAAAATCCTAACGCCGCAGTCACCATTTCTTCTGAAAAATTTCAACCCTAAACCTTTGTCAGCTCCCACTAATACCGCGCGtttgttataattattattttaagaaGACCAATTGACAATGCCATACAAATAGTCCCTCCTTAAAATATCAACAGTACTTGCTATAATATAAAATCTTTAGACTAACTTAGTTAAATAGCGTTGTCAATCACTATTCAATGGTCTAACATAAAAAAACCACACAGATTGAAAGGGAGATTAAGAAAATACCTTCGGCGGACGCGGTGACATCACGGGGAAGCTTTGAAACAAGGCAAGAAGAAGCAATCCTACTATGAAGCGGCAATAATGAGCACAATTCTCTCCTCAAAAAGCTTCCACTAatcaatcaaatttaaaaaaaaatacccaaATCAAGAAATCATCAGGAAAAACTCAAAAATCATTGACAATGCACTACTAAATGATAAacaaaaagagagagagagagagagaattaCTTAAAAGAAAAAGGCGAAGTTGGAGACCGGGGTAGAGGGAAATTGGGATTAATCCGAGAGCGAAGTGACGGTGATAGATTGATTGTTGATCTTGTTGTGGTAGCTCTCCATGTTGCACGCATCAATGTTGAAGTGGATCTTCCTGCAATTCCCAGAGttgccattttttttaattctatgaACCCTAAAACCTTTATTAAACCCCAATTTCTAATTTCTCAAAGATTTCTCAGTTTCTTGACGATGATAGCTTTTATGGGCCTTGAGTTTGGGCTTCATTTGAAAGCCTGACCCATACAAAAACTTGATGTGTATTTCTGTTGTTTTTTTGTTCTTGAATTATAAGGACATTTTTAGTGCAATTCCTACTGCATTTTTGAGTTTTTCCTTTCTTGATGcatcataataatttttttggggGACTTGACTGATTGTTGTCACATGAAAAGTATgataaaatgttttatatttgtTGACAATATTTGagtcttaaaaaaaaatgtatgttatacaaaaaattattaaattttgagtatttgatattttatttttaaatacgtAGATGGTCTGCATAGAAAATATAATAGGTAATTATCCACcttgtaaaattaaatttcaaataaaattagtttaaaatataataacattttttaatcatcttaaaaaatttatattatttacttttaataaaaacaaaaggcCTAATGCCtcaaaaaaccccgaccttttagccccttttcaatcctaccctgacgttgaaaactggtcacttttaccatattttgcatttttatgtttcaattgtaccctgaaatattaaattgaccttttttcgtttagaaaaaattaaaaaacgttctccatgtctagcatatattaattgtatatgttgaaaatttatttagatttagttaaattaattaaaaatttaaattagttttaatttgattatggtttttagatagtttttaaaaataaaagacttatttgtacttttttgaatggaaataaatttaattttatctttaaacttagttaattaaatgatttcatcatttaaataaaaattagggtacaattgaaatgagaaaatgcaaaatatggtaaaattgatcagttttcaacgtcagggtagaattgaaaaggggctaaaaatCGGGGTTTTTTGAGGTATTAGGCCAAAACAAAAATATCACTCTATAATTGTACTCATCTCCTAAAAAATTTGGATACCGTCCCTCTAATAACGAGCTAGCGAAAAAGGCTCAGAATCTTTGCGACTAGGATTCAATTCTCGAATATACATTTCGTTTTAGCACCATTCTCACCAAGAACTGATATACATTCTGATTAAATGACAGACACTATACAACAAGTACACTAAATCAAAACTCTTCATCATCTGCAGTTGATCTTGTAATGGGAATAGACCATCTTCCCAAATGAGCTGTGTAATTTATGCACCTGATGACGCCATTTTGAGTAGGTCCGTCGGGAAAATCTATGACGCTTATACTTCCTGCGTCAAGATGAAATGATCCTATCCAATCTTTGGTCAGGTTCAGACAATGTGTCATCAGTGCAATGTGAGTTTCGGAATGACCAACTGCAACTATTACTTTATCTGATTCTGATTCATCGGATAATTCGTTCAGTAAAGATTGCCAGGCTTTACCGGATTGATCCCATAGTGCTAAAAGTGTGTCATCCTCGAATCTATTCGAAGTACCATTTTTATATGTTGAATCCTTGGATGTATCCTGCTCGTGCGGAA
This region of Mercurialis annua linkage group LG1-X, ddMerAnnu1.2, whole genome shotgun sequence genomic DNA includes:
- the LOC126664295 gene encoding uncharacterized protein LOC126664295; translation: MATLGIAGRSTSTLMRATWRATTTRSTINLSPSLRSRINPNFPLPRSPTSPFSFNGSFLRRELCSLLPLHSRIASSCLVSKLPRDVTASAEGRFANYLSPI